One window of Microbacterium sp. 1S1 genomic DNA carries:
- a CDS encoding helix-turn-helix transcriptional regulator, whose amino-acid sequence MAGTSARMLSLLSLLQARRDWPGQTLADRLGVTTRTVRRDVDRLRGLGYRIAASKGPYGGYRMEAGSELPPLLFDDGQAVAVAVALQSARAGGIDIAEDAERALATVRQVMPSPLRHRVDGIRFAGAPTELLVDPAVLEAASTAVRDRQVLRFDYGDTTDRPPRRTEPHAVVAREGRWYLLAWDQEADDWRTFRLDRMRPKAPTGPAFAPRPLPASDAVTFLAARAKGATTEDRWPCVGEVELPLPAREVAPWVGDGTLEPLTADSCRLTVGSWSWTGVLAAVARFDVPFTILGPEALRIAAGVLAARLETARSLP is encoded by the coding sequence ATGGCCGGAACGTCCGCACGCATGCTCTCCCTGCTGTCGCTGCTGCAGGCCAGACGCGACTGGCCGGGGCAGACCCTGGCCGACCGTCTCGGGGTGACCACCCGCACCGTGCGGCGGGATGTCGACCGCCTGCGGGGGCTCGGATACCGGATCGCCGCGAGCAAGGGGCCGTACGGCGGGTATCGCATGGAGGCCGGGTCGGAGCTCCCGCCCCTCCTGTTCGACGACGGGCAGGCGGTCGCGGTCGCGGTCGCGTTGCAGAGCGCCAGAGCGGGCGGCATCGACATCGCGGAGGATGCGGAGCGCGCCCTCGCGACGGTGCGCCAGGTGATGCCCTCCCCCCTCCGGCACCGGGTGGACGGTATCCGGTTCGCGGGGGCACCGACCGAGCTCCTCGTCGACCCGGCGGTCCTGGAAGCCGCGAGCACAGCGGTCCGCGACCGCCAGGTCCTGCGCTTCGACTATGGCGACACGACCGATCGCCCGCCCCGGCGCACGGAACCGCACGCGGTCGTCGCGAGGGAGGGCCGCTGGTATCTCCTCGCCTGGGATCAGGAGGCGGATGACTGGCGCACCTTCCGCCTCGACCGGATGCGGCCGAAGGCGCCGACCGGCCCGGCGTTCGCGCCGCGCCCGCTCCCCGCGTCCGATGCCGTCACCTTTCTGGCGGCCCGAGCGAAGGGGGCGACCACGGAAGACCGCTGGCCCTGCGTCGGCGAGGTCGAACTGCCGCTGCCGGCACGGGAGGTCGCACCCTGGGTGGGGGACGGCACCCTCGAGCCCCTGACCGCGGACTCCTGTCGGCTCACCGTCGGGTCGTGGTCCTGGACGGGTGTACTCGCCGCGGTCGCTCGCTTCGACGTCCCGTTCACGATCCTCGGTCCGGAGGCGCTGCGCATCGCGGCGGGGGTCCTCGCCGCCCGCCTGGAGACCGCGCGATCCCTGCCGTGA
- a CDS encoding VOC family protein — protein MTITTTTHLNFRGTARQALDFYRSVFGGTVTVATYGQFGMPEGVPGFDKVVFGQVDGPVRLMAYDIPGSDDAASAATAGTTTRENGMTITDRSFFQSLRADSLAELQPVWDALAEGATVIEPLAASAWSAGFGMLTDRFGVTWVLDVA, from the coding sequence ATGACCATCACCACGACCACGCACCTGAACTTCCGCGGCACGGCCCGGCAGGCGCTCGACTTCTACCGCTCGGTCTTCGGCGGCACGGTCACCGTCGCCACGTACGGGCAGTTCGGCATGCCGGAAGGAGTTCCCGGCTTCGACAAGGTCGTCTTCGGGCAGGTGGACGGCCCCGTGCGGCTGATGGCGTACGACATCCCCGGCTCGGACGACGCCGCCTCCGCCGCGACCGCCGGCACGACCACCCGGGAGAACGGGATGACGATCACGGACCGCTCTTTCTTCCAGTCACTGCGGGCGGACTCGCTCGCGGAGCTCCAGCCCGTCTGGGACGCCCTCGCCGAGGGGGCGACCGTGATCGAGCCTCTTGCCGCGTCGGCCTGGTCGGCCGGCTTCGGCATGCTCACCGATCGCTTCGGCGTGACCTGGGTGCTCGACGTGGCCTGA
- a CDS encoding 3-keto-5-aminohexanoate cleavage protein — protein MILQACVNGARDVAEHPWLSADESVVAQDAAAAVDAGATELHVHPKDAAGRDSLAPADVQRWLGAVRAACPGVLVGVTTGAWAEPDVARRLESIEGWTELPDYASVNWHEAGADEVAALLGRRGVGVEAGIWDAAGLEAWRVSPVRGQCLRVLVELPAEAADVVRPHAEGLIAHVAREEPDLPILLHGEELSTWPALDLAAELGLDTRIGLEDTLLLPDGAPRPEQRRPRPRRPRPPPPLVAPAPPRPASPPCPPCPPCGFKNALPYVGSGPFSHSRSSAGPRPLPCGFRNVPALASPGTFSHSQHRTPSPPHRVRVQERA, from the coding sequence ATGATCCTGCAGGCCTGCGTGAACGGTGCCAGGGACGTCGCGGAGCATCCTTGGCTGAGCGCCGACGAGTCGGTGGTCGCGCAGGATGCCGCGGCCGCCGTCGACGCGGGTGCCACCGAACTCCACGTGCACCCGAAGGACGCCGCCGGACGGGACTCCCTCGCCCCCGCGGACGTGCAGCGGTGGCTCGGGGCCGTCCGAGCCGCGTGCCCGGGAGTCCTCGTGGGTGTGACGACCGGAGCCTGGGCCGAGCCCGATGTGGCGCGACGGCTCGAGTCCATCGAGGGCTGGACCGAGCTCCCCGACTACGCCTCCGTGAACTGGCATGAGGCCGGGGCCGACGAGGTCGCGGCGCTGCTGGGACGGCGCGGGGTCGGCGTCGAGGCGGGGATCTGGGATGCGGCCGGGCTCGAGGCGTGGCGAGTGTCGCCGGTCCGCGGGCAGTGCCTGCGCGTTCTCGTCGAGCTTCCCGCGGAGGCTGCCGACGTCGTCCGGCCGCACGCCGAGGGGCTGATCGCGCATGTGGCCCGAGAGGAGCCCGATCTGCCGATCCTCCTGCACGGTGAGGAGCTGTCGACCTGGCCCGCCCTCGACCTCGCCGCAGAGCTCGGGCTCGACACCCGGATCGGCCTGGAGGACACGCTGCTCCTCCCGGACGGAGCCCCCCGCCCCGAGCAACGCCGCCCTCGTCCGCGCCGCCCGCGCCCGCCTCCCCCACTCGTAGCCCCCGCTCCGCCCCGCCCCGCGTCGCCCCCTTGCCCCCCGTGCCCCCCGTGCGGGTTCAAAAACGCACTTCCATACGTGGGTTCCGGCCCGTTTTCGCACTCCCGATCCTCGGCCGGGCCCCGACCTCTTCCGTGCGGGTTCAGAAACGTCCCCGCACTCGCCTCCCCGGGGACGTTTTCGCACTCGCAGCACCGGACACCCTCGCCGCCGCATCGCGTGCGGGTGCAGGAACGCGCCTGA
- a CDS encoding VOC family protein has product MLKIVSIVIRVNDLPAQTAFWKAALDYVERDPAEDDWVVLKPRDADAPCIALDAHHSERVLPPRIHLDIYAEDQAAEVQRLAGLGAREVQWDGRPDHADYIIMEDPEGNRFCVVDRPEWPGWNAG; this is encoded by the coding sequence ATGTTGAAGATCGTGTCGATCGTGATCCGCGTGAACGACCTCCCGGCCCAGACCGCGTTCTGGAAGGCCGCTCTCGACTACGTCGAACGAGACCCTGCGGAGGACGACTGGGTCGTGCTGAAACCCCGCGACGCCGACGCACCGTGCATCGCGCTCGACGCCCACCACTCGGAGCGCGTGCTGCCGCCACGGATCCACCTGGACATCTACGCGGAGGACCAGGCCGCGGAGGTACAGCGACTCGCGGGCCTGGGAGCGCGGGAGGTGCAGTGGGACGGCCGCCCCGACCACGCCGACTACATCATCATGGAAGACCCCGAGGGCAACCGCTTCTGCGTCGTGGACCGCCCGGAATGGCCCGGGTGGAACGCCGGATGA
- a CDS encoding helix-turn-helix transcriptional regulator, with translation MDAPSHRTIQLLSLLQTGGEWSVPELASRLAVSPRTVRRDAQRLRDLGYDVHSRPGPGAVYRLRPGTRIPPLLLDSDDVTAIITGLLVLEAWSPEDPAAAVARGKIEQVLPPGLRRRAAATALSTQILHAESAPTEWAAVGTLADAVAQGARVAFTYTDQHDRTSERVIAPHRHVLRGGQWYVVGFDIDRDDWRLFRLDRMREVRTLPGAFAAREFPFGSVEEWLASDFGRSGH, from the coding sequence GTGGACGCGCCCTCGCACCGCACCATCCAGCTGCTTTCGCTGCTGCAGACCGGCGGCGAGTGGAGCGTGCCCGAACTCGCTTCCCGCCTCGCCGTGAGCCCGCGGACGGTCCGCCGCGATGCGCAGCGGTTGCGCGACCTCGGCTATGACGTGCACTCCCGGCCGGGCCCCGGCGCCGTCTATCGCCTACGCCCCGGGACGCGCATCCCGCCGTTGCTCCTGGACTCCGACGACGTCACCGCGATCATCACCGGACTGCTCGTCCTCGAAGCATGGAGCCCTGAGGACCCGGCCGCCGCGGTCGCCCGCGGGAAGATCGAGCAGGTCCTCCCGCCTGGCCTCAGACGACGGGCCGCCGCGACGGCGCTCTCCACGCAGATCCTCCACGCGGAGTCGGCACCCACCGAGTGGGCGGCGGTCGGGACACTCGCCGACGCGGTCGCCCAGGGTGCTCGCGTCGCCTTCACCTACACCGACCAGCACGATCGCACCTCGGAACGGGTGATAGCGCCGCATCGCCATGTCCTCCGCGGAGGGCAGTGGTACGTGGTCGGCTTCGACATCGATCGCGACGACTGGCGGCTGTTCCGGCTCGATCGGATGCGGGAGGTACGGACGCTGCCGGGGGCGTTCGCGGCGCGGGAGTTCCCCTTCGGGTCGGTCGAGGAGTGGCTCGCGAGCGACTTCGGCCGCTCCGGACACTGA
- a CDS encoding NAD(P)H-binding protein yields the protein MRIAVTTPYGHVGHHLTRMLIRAGVRPVLLARDPDRIAADLRPYVDVVRADSQDAEEVTAATRGVDALYWVDPSVFSDDPLADYARATEALVRAVEANGIGRVVFQSSVGAEKRHGVGEIDGLAATEVALDALGIDVTHLRCGYFFTNLLLDIESLRAGTLATVLPLEFRMPWVAPRDIAEVAALALLNREWRGRRVQAVHGPADVSWTEVAAILTRELGREVTVQRIDDEEMRQALRAAGMPEAMAEAVLGMSTGLRDDFTAEQPRSVLSTTPTTLEAWVREELVGLV from the coding sequence ATGCGCATCGCTGTCACCACCCCCTACGGCCACGTCGGGCACCACCTCACCCGGATGCTGATCCGCGCCGGCGTCCGCCCCGTACTGCTCGCCCGGGACCCTGATCGCATCGCCGCCGACCTGCGCCCGTATGTCGACGTCGTCCGGGCCGACTCGCAGGATGCCGAGGAGGTGACTGCAGCGACGCGGGGTGTCGATGCCCTGTACTGGGTGGACCCGTCGGTGTTCTCCGACGACCCGCTCGCCGACTACGCCCGTGCGACCGAGGCCCTGGTGCGGGCGGTTGAGGCCAACGGCATCGGGCGAGTGGTGTTCCAGAGCAGTGTCGGCGCGGAGAAGCGGCACGGAGTCGGCGAGATCGACGGCCTGGCGGCCACGGAGGTCGCGCTCGACGCCCTCGGCATCGACGTGACACATCTGCGCTGCGGTTATTTCTTCACCAACCTGCTGCTCGACATCGAGTCGCTGCGGGCGGGGACGCTCGCCACCGTGCTGCCGCTCGAGTTCCGGATGCCGTGGGTGGCGCCGCGCGATATCGCGGAGGTCGCCGCGCTCGCGCTGCTGAACCGGGAGTGGAGGGGGCGGCGGGTGCAGGCCGTGCACGGACCCGCGGACGTGAGCTGGACCGAGGTCGCCGCGATCCTGACGCGCGAGCTCGGCCGAGAGGTGACCGTGCAGCGCATCGACGACGAGGAGATGCGTCAGGCGCTCCGCGCTGCGGGGATGCCCGAGGCGATGGCGGAGGCCGTGCTCGGGATGTCGACCGGACTCCGCGACGACTTCACGGCGGAGCAGCCGCGGTCCGTCCTCTCCACGACACCGACGACCCTCGAGGCGTGGGTGCGCGAAGAGCTCGTCGGACTGGTGTGA
- a CDS encoding SDR family NAD(P)-dependent oxidoreductase, translating to MALTAHSTIGAWMNDPTGGPLIRGLFEQTGADPELLTPVLGLPLQQLVAMSQGQLPQSVVDDLVRAANNGELPEDDASEGWTEKVTAGRFAGKTVIVTGAASGIGKATASRIAREGGRVIASDIAAEKLDALKAELPDADIVTVAGDLTTQEAIDAVVAAAGDRIDGLANVAGINDDFSPAGETPDAVWDRVIAINLTAPFKLMRAVLPVMEKAGRGAILNVSSEAGLRGNASGNAYTASKHGIIGVTKSAAFMYGPKGIRVNSVAPGGVATGIPMPPHMSEYGSGRLAPFQQAIPTVATAEHLAASITFLLSDDAVNINGAILASDGGWSVQ from the coding sequence ATGGCCCTCACCGCACACTCCACCATCGGCGCCTGGATGAACGACCCCACGGGCGGCCCGCTCATCCGCGGCCTGTTCGAGCAGACGGGCGCCGACCCCGAACTCCTCACCCCCGTGCTCGGACTCCCCCTGCAGCAGCTCGTCGCCATGAGCCAGGGCCAGCTCCCGCAGTCGGTCGTCGACGACCTCGTGCGCGCCGCGAACAACGGCGAGCTCCCCGAGGACGACGCCTCCGAGGGCTGGACCGAGAAGGTCACCGCGGGCCGCTTCGCCGGCAAGACCGTCATCGTCACGGGCGCCGCCTCCGGCATCGGCAAGGCCACCGCCTCGCGCATCGCCCGGGAAGGCGGACGCGTGATCGCGAGCGACATCGCGGCCGAGAAGCTCGACGCTCTCAAGGCCGAGCTGCCGGACGCGGACATCGTCACGGTCGCAGGCGATCTCACCACGCAGGAGGCGATCGACGCCGTCGTCGCCGCCGCGGGCGACCGCATCGACGGGCTCGCGAATGTCGCCGGCATCAACGACGACTTCTCCCCCGCCGGCGAGACCCCGGATGCCGTGTGGGACCGCGTCATCGCGATCAACCTGACGGCTCCGTTCAAGCTCATGCGCGCGGTCCTCCCCGTCATGGAGAAGGCCGGTCGCGGCGCGATCCTCAACGTGTCGAGCGAGGCGGGCCTCCGCGGCAACGCCTCGGGCAACGCCTACACGGCCAGCAAGCACGGCATCATCGGCGTCACCAAGTCGGCCGCCTTCATGTACGGGCCGAAGGGCATCCGCGTGAACTCCGTCGCCCCGGGCGGCGTCGCCACCGGCATCCCGATGCCCCCGCACATGTCCGAGTACGGCTCCGGCCGCCTCGCCCCGTTCCAGCAGGCCATCCCGACCGTCGCGACCGCCGAGCACCTGGCCGCGTCGATCACCTTCCTGCTCTCGGATGACGCCGTGAACATCAACGGCGCCATCCTCGCCTCCGACGGAGGCTGGTCCGTGCAGTAA
- a CDS encoding TetR/AcrR family transcriptional regulator — protein MPRPRSEKARQSVLEAMRRALAADGYEAVTIEGLAESAEVSKQTIYRWWPSKAAILGEALLEGTVPGSDVVVPMTDDLGADLRAWFTAVSAGLARPEGVSLARALIEVTAADPELGLVLNERLATPIREWVAERISRGRADGDVRADVDAAAVADEFIAIASYSALIGQPLSAERVEETVVRLLWGIAA, from the coding sequence GTGCCCCGCCCTCGTAGTGAAAAGGCCCGCCAGTCCGTGCTGGAGGCGATGCGTCGCGCGCTCGCCGCAGACGGATACGAGGCCGTGACGATCGAGGGCCTGGCCGAGTCGGCGGAGGTGTCGAAGCAGACGATCTACCGGTGGTGGCCGTCGAAGGCCGCGATCCTCGGAGAGGCGCTGCTTGAGGGGACCGTCCCTGGTTCAGATGTCGTCGTGCCCATGACGGACGACCTCGGCGCGGACCTGCGCGCATGGTTCACAGCGGTGTCCGCGGGGCTCGCTCGGCCCGAGGGTGTCTCGCTCGCGCGGGCGCTCATCGAGGTGACGGCAGCTGATCCGGAGTTGGGGCTCGTCTTGAACGAGCGGCTGGCGACGCCGATCCGGGAATGGGTGGCGGAGCGGATCTCCCGCGGACGCGCGGACGGAGACGTACGGGCGGACGTGGATGCGGCCGCGGTCGCCGACGAGTTCATCGCGATCGCCTCGTACTCCGCTCTTATCGGACAGCCGTTGAGTGCGGAGCGGGTGGAGGAGACGGTGGTGCGTTTGCTCTGGGGGATCGCGGCGTAA
- a CDS encoding DUF2599 domain-containing protein, with amino-acid sequence MNIAENRSKSGSGTSIHRLTLVGLPGRAALLSVAVAALSVGAASPAMAADPIDDLSTLEVIESATPGAANSEVLAVQESANTEDYLVDIPERDTAITIPGDASAGVALDQGGNVVTVGLPNASEAAHGIADGDGLVHFDNTDGSTTVPLVREDGVVQITTIIETASAPTIYEYPITVADGGQLVDAGDGYFAILDETGQPAAMIDPAWEKDANGRDVPTRYEQRGNTLVQVVGHRSDFAYPVVADPAVRGNLITDVKLSWSRYGTTVGVTPRSGWAITPFSNWWAEYKLWVSAQYEGNKFYNQLRCHVDIAPFKSPWNLDAWRPDVRYSDVLAAGCNP; translated from the coding sequence ATGAACATCGCCGAGAACAGGAGCAAGTCGGGAAGTGGCACAAGCATCCACAGGCTGACCCTCGTCGGGCTGCCAGGGCGTGCCGCTCTCCTTTCCGTCGCAGTCGCAGCCTTGTCCGTCGGTGCTGCATCTCCCGCAATGGCAGCTGACCCGATCGACGATCTCAGTACGCTGGAGGTCATCGAATCGGCCACGCCTGGGGCTGCGAACTCGGAGGTGCTCGCCGTACAAGAGAGCGCGAACACCGAGGACTACTTGGTGGACATCCCCGAGAGGGATACAGCCATCACGATTCCAGGAGATGCCTCGGCGGGCGTCGCGCTGGATCAGGGCGGCAACGTCGTGACCGTCGGGCTCCCCAACGCTTCGGAGGCTGCGCATGGCATTGCTGATGGGGACGGCCTCGTCCACTTCGACAACACCGATGGATCCACCACTGTCCCGCTGGTTCGCGAAGACGGGGTCGTCCAGATCACGACCATCATCGAAACCGCATCAGCCCCTACTATCTACGAGTATCCGATCACCGTTGCTGACGGCGGCCAGCTCGTCGATGCAGGAGACGGATACTTCGCCATTCTTGACGAGACCGGCCAGCCGGCAGCAATGATCGATCCGGCCTGGGAAAAGGATGCCAACGGTCGCGACGTGCCCACCCGATACGAGCAGCGGGGGAACACGCTGGTGCAGGTCGTGGGCCACAGGTCGGACTTCGCGTATCCGGTCGTTGCAGACCCTGCTGTCCGGGGAAACCTCATCACCGACGTGAAGCTCAGCTGGAGCCGCTACGGCACCACCGTTGGAGTCACCCCCCGCTCCGGCTGGGCGATCACGCCGTTCTCCAATTGGTGGGCGGAATACAAGCTCTGGGTGAGTGCGCAATACGAGGGCAACAAGTTCTACAACCAGCTTCGGTGCCACGTCGACATCGCCCCTTTCAAGTCGCCATGGAACCTCGACGCGTGGCGGCCTGACGTAAGGTACAGCGACGTCTTGGCCGCAGGCTGCAACCCGTAG
- a CDS encoding RNA polymerase sigma factor produces the protein MAARVDDVTTPEEPPGMLPDAMVAVRHVASIEYGRVVASVIGTVHDWTLAEDATQDALARAVERWPDDGVPANPAAWVTTVARRRAIDLVRHADAERRAVARLEHEPHDGVVITQEADDREDAFPHGDERLKLIFTACHPALTLEARAALTLRTVLNVSIEQLAGIFAVAPATMEKRLVRARAKIAHANIPYRVPDAAQLDSRSASVCEVLSALFTIGYSDPTLQPDPGAEAIRLARLCRQLLPADSPARLEFTGLLALLLLQHSRRAARTTPDGLSVPFDEQDRDLWDVSEIEEGLRLLDDAVEEAARAGIHGGRHLIRATVAAEYVRPAPGTEIDHTRIADIYGVLEQVDASPFVRLNRAVAVANAGRPAEALALAEALESSLGGHHLYSAVRGDLLQRLRRDEEASSAFRDAARAAPTERERRSYSQHADDIASAST, from the coding sequence GTGGCCGCTCGGGTCGACGATGTGACCACCCCGGAGGAGCCGCCGGGCATGCTTCCGGATGCCATGGTCGCCGTGCGGCACGTGGCATCGATCGAGTACGGCCGCGTGGTCGCGAGCGTGATCGGCACGGTCCACGACTGGACCCTCGCGGAAGACGCCACGCAGGACGCTCTCGCCCGAGCGGTCGAGCGGTGGCCAGACGACGGGGTTCCGGCGAATCCCGCCGCCTGGGTCACGACCGTCGCACGCCGGCGCGCGATCGACCTCGTCCGGCACGCGGACGCCGAGCGCCGGGCGGTGGCCCGGCTGGAGCACGAGCCGCACGATGGCGTCGTCATCACACAGGAAGCCGACGACCGCGAGGACGCGTTCCCGCACGGGGACGAGCGGCTGAAGCTGATCTTCACCGCCTGCCACCCCGCGTTGACCTTGGAGGCACGCGCAGCGCTGACGCTCCGCACCGTCCTGAACGTGTCGATCGAACAGCTCGCCGGGATCTTCGCGGTCGCACCCGCGACGATGGAGAAGAGACTCGTGCGGGCGCGGGCCAAGATCGCGCACGCGAACATCCCGTACCGCGTTCCGGATGCCGCGCAGCTCGACAGCCGAAGCGCGAGCGTCTGCGAGGTCCTGTCCGCCCTGTTCACCATCGGCTACTCCGATCCGACACTCCAGCCCGACCCGGGCGCCGAGGCCATTCGACTCGCTCGGCTGTGCCGGCAGCTGCTCCCCGCGGACTCCCCAGCTCGACTCGAGTTCACGGGTCTTCTCGCCCTCCTTCTCCTTCAGCACTCCCGCCGCGCGGCACGCACCACGCCCGACGGCCTGTCCGTGCCGTTCGACGAACAGGATCGCGACCTGTGGGATGTCTCCGAGATCGAGGAGGGGCTGCGGCTTCTCGATGACGCCGTCGAAGAGGCGGCACGGGCGGGCATCCACGGCGGACGGCACCTCATCCGCGCCACCGTCGCGGCCGAGTACGTCCGCCCCGCCCCGGGGACGGAGATCGACCACACCCGCATCGCCGACATCTACGGGGTGCTGGAGCAGGTGGATGCATCGCCGTTCGTCCGCCTGAACCGTGCGGTCGCCGTCGCGAACGCGGGACGACCGGCCGAAGCCCTCGCGCTGGCGGAGGCGCTCGAGAGCTCGTTGGGAGGACATCACCTCTACTCAGCGGTTCGGGGAGATCTCCTGCAGCGCCTCAGGCGCGACGAGGAAGCGAGCTCCGCGTTTCGCGATGCCGCACGTGCTGCCCCGACGGAACGCGAGCGACGGTCTTACTCCCAGCACGCGGACGACATCGCCTCGGCATCGACGTGA
- a CDS encoding YciI family protein: MRYVLFICTDPTAEPYVEAEDNAGEWVASLQDSGSYVLGDRLRPVEDATTVRVRAGERIVADGPFTESREWIAGFDVIDADDLDAAIEIAAAHPMARFGLVEVRPVWPLGSTM, encoded by the coding sequence ATGCGCTACGTACTTTTCATCTGCACCGACCCGACCGCTGAGCCCTACGTCGAGGCCGAGGACAACGCCGGGGAGTGGGTGGCGTCGCTGCAGGATAGCGGCTCCTACGTCTTGGGTGACCGTCTGCGGCCTGTCGAAGACGCCACGACCGTGCGCGTCCGAGCCGGCGAGCGGATCGTGGCCGACGGACCGTTCACCGAGAGCCGCGAATGGATCGCCGGGTTCGACGTGATCGATGCCGACGACCTCGACGCCGCGATCGAGATCGCCGCCGCACACCCGATGGCCCGGTTCGGCCTGGTAGAGGTGCGCCCCGTGTGGCCGCTCGGGTCGACGATGTGA